In the Quercus lobata isolate SW786 chromosome 5, ValleyOak3.0 Primary Assembly, whole genome shotgun sequence genome, one interval contains:
- the LOC115992203 gene encoding beta-glucuronosyltransferase GlcAT14C, with protein MKKNHSPSYLDRKWFMPLLTIFVLSLILVLTLSLGHAKFSSGIDDPPPKFAALDRNFDRLGLLPKLPSFAYSIWGSKGDVSSVKRLLEAVYHPRNYYVLHLDLDASDAERLELAKYVKSESLVFREFGNVMVVGNANLVTYKGPTMMASTLHAIAILLKKAKDWDWFISLSASDYPLVSQDDLLHIFSYLPRDLNFLEHTSNFGWKENQRARPLIIDPALYQSKKSGVFWAKEKRSMPASFKLFTGSEWVVLTKSFVEFCVWGWDNLPRTLLMYYTNFISSPEGYFHTVVCNHKDYQNTTVNHDLHYIKWDNPPKQHPISLTLEHFNDMVQSGAPFARGFAKDDPVLNKIDEELLRKSDGHVTPGGWCVGNSVLGKDPCVVYGNPNSVKPTVNSKRLEKLMVKLLDSDNFRSKQCK; from the exons atgaaaaaaaatcacagtCCTTCATACCTAGATCGAAAATGGTTCATGCCTTTGCTCACCATTTTTGTACTCTCTCTCATCCTCGTTCTTACGCTAAGCCTAGGCCACGCTAAGTTCTCTTCAGGAATCGACGACCCACCGCCGAAATTCGCAGCTCTGGACCGGAATTTCGACCGGTTAGGGCTTCTACCGAAGCTGCCGAGTTTCGCGTACTCGATATGGGGTTCGAAAGGGGACGTTTCGAGCGTGAAGAGGTTGCTTGAGGCAGTGTATCACCCTAGGAATTACTACGTGTTGCATCTTGATCTGGATGCTTCGGATGCCGAAAGGTTGGAGCTTGCGAAGTATGTGAAGTCGGAGAGTCTGGTTTTTAGGGAGTTTGGGAATGTGATGGTGGTTGGTAATGCCAATTTGGTTACCTACAAGGGTCCCACTATGATGGCTTCTACGCTTCACGCCATTGCCATTTTGTTGAAAAAGGCTAAGGATTGGGACTGGTTTATTAGTCTCAGTGCATCGGATTATCCTCTCGTTTCGCAAGACG ATCTCTTGCATATTTTCTCATACTTGCCTAGGGATCTGAACTTCCTTGAGCACACAAGTAATTTTGGATGGAAAGA GAATCAAAGAGCGAGACCTCTTATAATAGATCCGGCCTTGTATCAATCAAAGAAATCTGGTGTTTTTTGGGCTAAAGAGAAAAGGTCTATGCCTGCTTCTTTCAAGTTATTCACAG GGTCTGAATGGGTGGTGCTGACAAAATCGTTTGTTGAATTTTGTGTTTGGGGATGGGATAATCTCCCTCGTACTTTGCTCATGTACTatacaaatttcatttcatCCCCTGAGGGCTACTTCCACACTGTTGTTTGTAACCACAAGGACTACCAGAACACAACTGTAAATCATGATTTACATTATATAAAGTGGGATAACCCTCCAAAGCAACACCCAATTTCTCTTACCCTGGAACATTTCAATGACATGGTGCAAAGTGGTGCTCCTTTTGCACGTGGGTTTGCCAAAGATGATCCAGTCCTCAACAAAATTGATGAAGAGCTGTTACGGAAATCAGATGGCCATGTTACTCCTGGTGGCTGGTGCGTTGGGAATTCTGTTTTAGGTAAAGACCCTTGTGTTGTTTATGGGAATCCAAATTCAGTTAAACCGACTGTAAATTCTAAGAGGCTAGAGAAACTCATGGTGAAGCTTCTTGATTCAGACAATTTCAGGTCTAAACAATGTAAATAG